Proteins encoded in a region of the Acomys russatus chromosome 14, mAcoRus1.1, whole genome shotgun sequence genome:
- the LOC127198535 gene encoding cytochrome P450 1A2, protein MEGPEAILNHPVFPFPLQLVQMALYIPSPTELLLATAVFCIVFWVVRASRTQVPKGLKTPPGPWGWPFIGHMLTLGKNPHLSLTKLSKQYGDVLQIRIGSTPVVVLSGLDTIRQALVRQGDDFKGRPDLYSFTLITNGQSMTFNPDSGPVWAARRRLAMDALKSFSIASDPTSASSCYLEEHVSKEANHLLSKFQTLMAEVGHFEPINQVVESVANVIGAMCFGKTFPQKSEEMLNIVKNSSDFVENATSGNAVDFFPILRYLPNPGLKKFKNFNDSFVLFLQKTVQEHYKDFNKDSIQDITGALFKHSENSKDRGGLIPQEKIVNIVNDIFGAGFDTVTTAITWSLLLLVTHPKVQRKIHKELDTVIGRDRQPRLSDRPQLPYMEAFMLEIYRYTSFVPFTIPHSTTRDTSLNGFHIPKERCIFINQWQVNHDEKQWEDPFEFRPERFLTDNEEAINKTLSEKVMLFGLGKRRCIGEIPAKWEVFLFLAILLQQLEFSVPPGVKVDLTPCYGLTMKPVNPVHMQAWPRFSK, encoded by the exons ATGGAAGGTCCAGAAGCCATCCTCAACCACCctgtcttcccatttcccctgCAGCTGGTACAGATGGCATTGTACATCCCCTCACCCACGGAGCTGCTCCTGGCCACAGCCGTATTCTGCATAGTATTCTGGGTGGTCAGAGCTTCCAGAACCCAGGTCCCCAAAGGCCTGAAGACTCCACCCGGACCCTGGGGCTGGCCCTTCATTGGGCACATGTTGACCCTGGGGAAGAACCCACACCTGTCGCTGACAAAGCTGAGCAAACAGTATGGGGATGTACTGCAGATTCGCATTGGCTCCACACCTGTGGTGGTGCTGAGTGGCCTGGACACCATCCGGCAGGCCCTGGTGCGGCAGGGGGATGACTTCAAGGGCCGGCCAGACCTCTACAGCTTCACACTTATCACTAACGGCCAGAGCATGACTTTCAACCCAGACTCTGGACCGGTGTGGGCTGCCCGCCGGCGCCTGGCCATGGATGCCCTGAAGAGTTTCTCCATAGCCTCAGACCCGACATCAGCATCCTCCTGCTACTTGGAGGAGCACGTGAGCAAGGAGGCTAACCATCTACTCAGCAAGTTCCAGACTCTGATGGCAGAAGTTGGCCATTTCGAACCCATCAACCAGGTGGTAGAATCGGTGGCTAACGTCATCGGAGCCATGTGCTTTGGGAAGACTTTCCCCCAGAAGAGCGAGGAAATGCTGAACATCGTGAAGAACAGCAGTGACTTTGTGGAGAACGCCACCTCAGGGAATGCTGTGGACTTCTTCCCCATCCTGCGCTACCTGCCCAACCCAGGCCTCAAGAAGTTTAAGAACTTCAATGATAGCTTTGTGCTGTTTCTGCAGAAAACAGTCCAGGAGCACTATAAAGACTTCAACAAG GACAGTATCCAGGACATCACAGGTGCCCTGTTCAAGCACAGTGAGAATTCCAAGGACCGTGGTGGCCTCATCCCTCAGGAGAAGATTGTCAACATTGTCAATGATATCTTTGGAGCTG GATTTGACACAGTCACAACAGCCATCACCTGGAGCCTTTTGCTACTTGTGACACACCCCAAGGTGCAGAGGAAGATCCATAAGGAACTGG ACACGGTGATTGGCAGGGATCGGCAACCACGGCTTTCTGACAGACCCCAGCTGCCCTATATGGAGGCCTTCATGTTGGAGATCTACCGATACACATCCTTTGTCCCCTTCACCATCCCCCACAG caCAACGAGGGACACCTCCCTGAACGGCTTCCACATTCCCAAGGAGCGCTGTATCTTCATAAACCAGTGGCAGGTCAACCATGATGA GAAGCAGTGGGAAGACCCCTTTGAGTTCCGCCCGGAGCGCTTTCTTACTGATAACGAGGAGGCCATCAACAAGACCCTGAGTGAGAAGGTGATGCTCTTTGGCCTGGGAAAGCGCCGCTGCATTGGGGAGATCCCAGCCAAGTGGGAAGTCTTCCTCTTCTTAGCCATcctgctgcagcagctggagTTCAGCGTGCCACCAGGCGTGAAGGTGGACCTGACACCGTGCTATGGGCTGACCATGAAGCCTGTGAACCCagtacacatgcaggcatggCCACGCTTTTCCAAGTGA